One window of Hypanus sabinus isolate sHypSab1 chromosome 10, sHypSab1.hap1, whole genome shotgun sequence genomic DNA carries:
- the ypel1 gene encoding protein yippee-like 1 isoform X2 — MVKMTKSKTFQAYLPNCHRTYSCIHCRAHLANHDELISKSFQGSQGRAYLFNSVVNVGCGPAEERVLLTGLHAVADIYCENCKTTLGWKYEHAFESSQKYKEGKFIIELAHMIKDNGWE; from the exons ATGGtgaaaatgacaaaatcaaaaacCTTCCAGGCTTATTTGCCAAATTGCCACCGGACATACAGCTGCATTCACTGTCGAGCTCATCTTGCAAATCATGATGAGTTAATTTCCAAG TCATTCCAGGGCAGCCAGGGCCGTGCATACCTGTTCAACTCTGT GGTGAATGTAGGCTGTGGCCCTGCTGAAGAGAGAGTGCTGCTGACTGGATTGCACGCTGTGGCAGACATCTACTGTGAGAACTGCAAAACTACTCTGGGATGGAAATAT GAGCACGCCTTTGAGAGCAGTCAGAAGTACAAAGAAGGAAAGTTTATTATTGAACTGGCCCATATGATTAAAGACAATGGATGGGAGTGA
- the ypel1 gene encoding protein yippee-like 1 isoform X3: MEWIRRNRFIDRRISFYRLQLNKPKSFQGSQGRAYLFNSVVNVGCGPAEERVLLTGLHAVADIYCENCKTTLGWKYEHAFESSQKYKEGKFIIELAHMIKDNGWE, from the exons ATGGAATGGATAAGAAGAAACCGTTTTATTGACAGGAGAATAAGTTTCTACAGACTTCAACTGAACAAGCCAAAG TCATTCCAGGGCAGCCAGGGCCGTGCATACCTGTTCAACTCTGT GGTGAATGTAGGCTGTGGCCCTGCTGAAGAGAGAGTGCTGCTGACTGGATTGCACGCTGTGGCAGACATCTACTGTGAGAACTGCAAAACTACTCTGGGATGGAAATAT GAGCACGCCTTTGAGAGCAGTCAGAAGTACAAAGAAGGAAAGTTTATTATTGAACTGGCCCATATGATTAAAGACAATGGATGGGAGTGA
- the ypel1 gene encoding protein yippee-like 1 isoform X1, with amino-acid sequence MAPSCTWFQRLMDAVGRDLDFAFIYLDDILIASSCRQEHLYHLQQLYSCLSVFGLTINPAKCQFGLNTINFLGHRITKDRATPVPAKVDAIRHFARPNTVKGLQEFVGMVNFYHHFLPSAARIMRPLYTLTSGKGKDITWDEEAVAAFVKAKEASADTAMLVHPRTDVPTALTVDASDTAVGGVLEQLIERHWQSSPSTYDHPNSSTVLSTGSCGHCI; translated from the coding sequence ATGGCTCCCTCCTGCACATGGTTCCAGAgactaatggatgcggtgggacgcgacctggactttgcgttcatctatttggacgacatccttatagccagcagttgtcgtcaggagcatctgtaccACCTCCAGcagctctactcctgcctgagtgttttcggcctcacgatcaacccagccaaatgccagtttggtctcaataccatcaacttcctgggccacaggattactaaagacagggcaacacctgtgcccgccaaggtagacgcaatccgccactttgcccggcccaacacggtcaaaggtctgcaggagttcgttggtatggtgaacttctaccaccatttcctcccctcagcagcccgtatcatgcgccctttgtacaccctgacgtcgggtaaaggcaaggacattacttgggatgaggaggctgtggccgcttttgttaaagccaaggaagcctctGCAGATactgcgatgctggtgcaccccagaacggatgttccaaccgccctcacggtggacgcatctgacacagcagtcggtggggtgctggagcagctcatcgagcgGCACTGGCAatcttcaccaagcacctacgaccacccaaactcaagtacagtgctttcgaccgggagctgtggGCACTGTATCTAG